From the genome of Papaver somniferum cultivar HN1 chromosome 2, ASM357369v1, whole genome shotgun sequence, one region includes:
- the LOC113348546 gene encoding uncharacterized protein LOC113348546 isoform X1, with product MSFLARRTASVEGAYFYQESKLAVSRLVEKNKKNNPNFASPLNSSISVVENETQADVLPEILKHSLPLKISEPFSESSTTSTASKWNLPRDVSKVHSLSTEAINPFGSYIALPQVTLGPKRWLFPEGENSVFASTANDLRTDRYNIYGDAENLKAISAGISQIGASFAIATVVVFGGAALAFGITASKLDIHNGEDIKTKGKDLLQPKFDGVRDQLVPVRIWAENKSKGWRTGMDKQVQENRLVKELSKNLGLKESN from the exons ATGAGTTTCTTGGCAAGAAGAACAGCAAGTGTTGAAGGTGCTTACTTTTACCAAGAATCAAAGCTTGCTGTTAGTCGTCTTGTtgaaaagaataagaagaacaaCCCTAATTTCGCTTCTCCTTTGAATTCTTCAATTTCAGTGGTTGAAAATGAAACCCAAGCTGATGTTCTTCCAGAGATTCTCAAACATTCTCTACCTTTAAAGATTTCTGAACCATTTTCAGAGTCTTCAACAACCTCTACTGCTTCGAAATGGAATCTTCCTCGTGATGTCTCCAAAGTTCATTCTCTCTCTACTGAAGCTATTAACCCTTTTGGATCATATATTGCTCTACCTCAAGTTACTCTTGGACCCAAAAG GTGGCTATTTCCAGAAGGGGAAAACTCGGTTTTTGCTTCTACAGCAAATGATCTGAGAACTGACAGATATAACATATATGGTGATGCTGAAAACTTGAAGGCCATATCAGCAGGGATTTCACAAA TTGGAGCTTCATTTGCTATAGCTACCGTAGTTGTGTTTGGTGGTGCAGCTTTGGCATTTGGAATAACAGCCTCAAAGCTAGATATACATAAT GGTGAAGATATCAAAACGAAAGGAAAAGACCTTCTCCAGCCAAAATTTGATGGTGTCAGAGATCAACTGGTTCCTGTGCGAATTTGG GCAGAGAATAAGTCAAAGGGATGGCGTACTGGAATGGACAAGCAAGTTCAGGAAAATCGTCTGGTTAAAGAGCTTTCAAAAAACTTGGGTCTGAAGGAATCCAACTGA
- the LOC113348546 gene encoding uncharacterized protein LOC113348546 isoform X2, whose translation MSFLARRTASVEGAYFYQESKLAVSRLVEKNKKNNPNFASPLNSSISVVENETQADVLPEILKHSLPLKISEPFSESSTTSTASKWNLPRDVSKVHSLSTEAINPFGSYIALPQVTLGPKRWLFPEGENSVFASTANDLRTDRYNIYGDAENLKAISAGISQIGASFAIATVVVFGGAALAFGITASKLDIHNGEDIKTKGKDLLQPKFDGVRDQLVPVRIWRISQRDGVLEWTSKFRKIVWLKSFQKTWV comes from the exons ATGAGTTTCTTGGCAAGAAGAACAGCAAGTGTTGAAGGTGCTTACTTTTACCAAGAATCAAAGCTTGCTGTTAGTCGTCTTGTtgaaaagaataagaagaacaaCCCTAATTTCGCTTCTCCTTTGAATTCTTCAATTTCAGTGGTTGAAAATGAAACCCAAGCTGATGTTCTTCCAGAGATTCTCAAACATTCTCTACCTTTAAAGATTTCTGAACCATTTTCAGAGTCTTCAACAACCTCTACTGCTTCGAAATGGAATCTTCCTCGTGATGTCTCCAAAGTTCATTCTCTCTCTACTGAAGCTATTAACCCTTTTGGATCATATATTGCTCTACCTCAAGTTACTCTTGGACCCAAAAG GTGGCTATTTCCAGAAGGGGAAAACTCGGTTTTTGCTTCTACAGCAAATGATCTGAGAACTGACAGATATAACATATATGGTGATGCTGAAAACTTGAAGGCCATATCAGCAGGGATTTCACAAA TTGGAGCTTCATTTGCTATAGCTACCGTAGTTGTGTTTGGTGGTGCAGCTTTGGCATTTGGAATAACAGCCTCAAAGCTAGATATACATAAT GGTGAAGATATCAAAACGAAAGGAAAAGACCTTCTCCAGCCAAAATTTGATGGTGTCAGAGATCAACTGGTTCCTGTGCGAATTTGG AGAATAAGTCAAAGGGATGGCGTACTGGAATGGACAAGCAAGTTCAGGAAAATCGTCTGGTTAAAGAGCTTTCAAAAAACTTGGGTCTGA